The window GGCCAAGACATGAAGTCCTGGCCGGTTGCCGGTGGCTGGCGAACAAGACCAGGCCTTAGCGGGTACGGATATCACTCAGCAGCTTGAGGAGTCTGGTGTAGGAAAGGCAGTTGACGACGTCAGCTTTCTCGAGCCAGGCGCGACGAGCGGTCAAGACGCCGTACTTCATCCAGTCGAGGTCCGCGACTGCGTGGGCGTCGGTGTTGATGGCAAGTTTCACGCCAGCTTCCTTGGCCTTGCGTGCCCAGATGTCGGACAGGTCAAGCCGGGCATAGAACGCATTCAGCTCAAGGATCTTGGCGTTCCGGGCCGCGCACTCGATGACCTTTTCCAAGTCAATGTCGTACCCCTCACGGCGGCCGATAATGCGGCCGGAAGGATGGGCAATCATGTGAACCAGCGGGTGCTCGAGTGCAAAGCAGATGCGTTCGGTCGCATTCTTCTTGAATCCCTGGTGGATCGAGGCGATGACAAAGTCGAGCCGCTCAAGGGTTTTGTCGGAGTAGTCGAGTCTGGCTTCGACGGTGATGTCAACCTCGCTTGCCTTGAGAATGCGGAACCCGCGCGACTTGGCGTTGAACCGATCCACCCAATCGCAATGGCGCAGGAGTGCGTCCTCGGACAGGCCGCCGGCATAAGTCACCGAGGCTGAGTGTTCCGCGATCGCGATGTGAGTGTAGCCGCGACGGCGGCATTCCTCAGCCATCTGTTCAGGCTCGGCCGAGCCGTCGGAAAGGCGGGTGTGCATGTGCAGGTCACACCTGATGTCCTCAAGCCGCACGAGTCTCGGTAGCTGGCCCTCAAGCGCAGCTTGGATTTCTCCCCGGTCTTCGCGCAGCTCCGGCTCGATGTACGGCAGTCCGACCGCAGCGTACACCTCGGGTTCGCTCTTGCCGGCGACCAGTCTCTTGTCCTGGAACACGCCGTACTCTGACAGCTTCAGGCCCTGTTTTCGAGCCAGGGTGCGGAGCGCGACGTTATGGTCCTTGGAACCGGTGAAGTACTGGAGTGCGGCGCCGTAAGAAGCGTTTGGTATGACCCTGACGTCAACCTGGCGCAGACCGGACCGGGTCTCGAATAGGCAGGTAGCTTTTGTTGTACCTTGGCCGAGAACTTGCTTGACCAATGGATGGGATACGAATCGCCGGATGATTGCTTTCGGGTTGCGACCGGTGACAAGGATGTCAATGTCGCCGATGGTCTCGCGGCCCCGGCGCAGAGAGCCGGCCGGTGTGACCCGGGTCACACCGGGCAGAGCCTCAAGGTGCGTTTTGACCGACTCGGCGAGTTCCATAGCTTCGTTCAGGAACATGCGCTCGCCGGCCATGTCGGCGAGGCGCATTGCGCGCAGGATGTTTTGAACCCTCTTGTCGCCAAGACCGGGAAGCCGGGCCGCACGGCCATCTTTGAGAACCTCTTTCAGCTTTTCCCGACTGTCCACGCCAAGTTGTTCATGCAACAGTTTCAGGGTTCTGGGCCCAAGTCCCTGAATCTGCAGTAACTTAAGAAGCTCCGGGGCGATGCCAGCGGTTGCTTCCTCGTATTTATTCATCCGTCCGGTTGACAGATACTCGTGGATTTTCTTGGCGATGCCCTCGCCAATTCCCTGGATAGTAGTCAGTTTCCCGGCCTTATCCAGGTCGGCCACGTCCTCGGCTAGGTCGGCAAGTTCTCTTGCGGCCCGGCGATAGGCAAGCACGCGAAAACCGGTCTCGCCCTTGAGCTCCAGCGCATCGGCAATGGTGTTGAACAGACGGGCAAGTTGCTCGTTATTCGCCGGCATAGGTGGCTACGGTTCTGATGCAGGGAAGATGCGCATACCGGCGCGGTACGTAGCGAGCACGCGGCAGGTAGCTGTGGTTCTTGGGTCGTTGTCAAGTAGCACGATGTCGGCGTCGAATCCGGGTTCGATGCGGCCGACCTTATCCTCAAGAAAGAGTGAGTATGCTCCGTTGGTCGTGAAGAGCGCCATTGCCTCGGCCGGAGAGATGCGTTCAGCCGGATTCGGGTGGTTCACAGCAGCGGCGATTCCAGACAGCGGGTCAATTCGGGTTATCGGCGCATCCGATCCGCCGGCCAGTTTGATACCGGCTCGGAGCATTGAGCGATAAGGGTTGGTTTGTTTCCAGCGCTCGCCTAGGCGCTTAGCATACATGCGGTTCGGTCCACCCCAAGTAGTCTCAAACGCCGGCTGAACGCAGAGCACCAGCCCGAGTCCGGCGATACGGTCGATCAGATTCTGATTGAGCAACTCGGCGTGTTCGATGCGGTGGCGGAGGTCTGAGCGTGTGCCGACTTGCTCATGGCAGCGGACTAGTTGCTCCACTGCCCGGTCGCCGATGGCATGGAACGCAGTCTGGAGTCTGAGTCCGTCGGCCCGCTTGAGTAGAGCTAGTAGTTCGTGGTCTTCGAAGTAGGATATGCCGCGGTTGCCTGGTTCGTCGGCATAGTCCGTGCTGAGCGCAGCAGTGCGAGACCCGAACGAGCCATCAATAAGCAGGCAGCCGCCGAGTCGAGGAAGCCGAAACCGCCTGGCAAGCTCTGGTCTTCGGGTTTGAACAAACGGCACGGCCCGGACCGAAAGCATGGCCAGACCGCGCAGGAGTAATAGCCAGTCGCCAGGGTCAATTCCGTCGTTGCCGACAAGCGCGGCAATCGTCGTTACGCCAGCTCTGGCGGCTGCCCAGCCGGCCTGTTCGAGCGCCCGTAGGACTGTCGAGGGTTCAAGTCGGCTCTTGAACCGTTCAGA is drawn from candidate division WOR-3 bacterium and contains these coding sequences:
- the polX gene encoding DNA polymerase/3'-5' exonuclease PolX, with translation MPANNEQLARLFNTIADALELKGETGFRVLAYRRAARELADLAEDVADLDKAGKLTTIQGIGEGIAKKIHEYLSTGRMNKYEEATAGIAPELLKLLQIQGLGPRTLKLLHEQLGVDSREKLKEVLKDGRAARLPGLGDKRVQNILRAMRLADMAGERMFLNEAMELAESVKTHLEALPGVTRVTPAGSLRRGRETIGDIDILVTGRNPKAIIRRFVSHPLVKQVLGQGTTKATCLFETRSGLRQVDVRVIPNASYGAALQYFTGSKDHNVALRTLARKQGLKLSEYGVFQDKRLVAGKSEPEVYAAVGLPYIEPELREDRGEIQAALEGQLPRLVRLEDIRCDLHMHTRLSDGSAEPEQMAEECRRRGYTHIAIAEHSASVTYAGGLSEDALLRHCDWVDRFNAKSRGFRILKASEVDITVEARLDYSDKTLERLDFVIASIHQGFKKNATERICFALEHPLVHMIAHPSGRIIGRREGYDIDLEKVIECAARNAKILELNAFYARLDLSDIWARKAKEAGVKLAINTDAHAVADLDWMKYGVLTARRAWLEKADVVNCLSYTRLLKLLSDIRTR
- a CDS encoding amidohydrolase, producing the protein MNATTGSAAQTGDNPETTGPREQMLFPSGLDEVIGSVITGPDAKPFHGRVVAKDGHIVSVRPLATDLRPGLPLICPGFLDAHTHPLELGLEHVYVSLAPARSIDEVLTLLAQRLRDGPQSGIMLGFNLEPDLLVESRFPTRQELDRVSNTVPILLYRVDGHSAVVNSKAFDAGLAAQDLDGCERDASGHLNGVLHGRAYEQTSERFKSRLEPSTVLRALEQAGWAAARAGVTTIAALVGNDGIDPGDWLLLLRGLAMLSVRAVPFVQTRRPELARRFRLPRLGGCLLIDGSFGSRTAALSTDYADEPGNRGISYFEDHELLALLKRADGLRLQTAFHAIGDRAVEQLVRCHEQVGTRSDLRHRIEHAELLNQNLIDRIAGLGLVLCVQPAFETTWGGPNRMYAKRLGERWKQTNPYRSMLRAGIKLAGGSDAPITRIDPLSGIAAAVNHPNPAERISPAEAMALFTTNGAYSLFLEDKVGRIEPGFDADIVLLDNDPRTTATCRVLATYRAGMRIFPASEP